In the Helicobacter cetorum MIT 99-5656 genome, CTATAAAACCCCTTTCAAATAAGGACTTTAAAATGCCTAATCATACAAATGAATTAAAGATTATCAAACAGCTCTTTAATAACTTAACAAAAACTGATAAAAAGGCTTTTTTAAAGACTATTAAAGATAAAGAAAAATCTATAACTAAAACACCTATTCAAAAAGAAATCAAAGAGTGTCCACATTGTAAGTCTAATCAATTTGTAAAAAATGGCAAAAAAGATAATAAACAAAGATTTATGTGTAAAGATTGCAAAAAGACTTTTACACTAACTAATAACACTATTCTTTTTAGCACCAAGACAGATATTAAGGTTTGGAAAAAATTCGTTCGTTGTATGATAGAAAAATATTCGCTTAAAAAGACAGCTGAAATTTGTAAGATTAGCTTACCTACCGCTTTTGCTTGGCGGCATAAAATACTAGATGCTTTACAGAATATACAAAACGAAGTAGAGCTAAATGGCGTAGTAGAGGCTGATGAGACCTACTTCCCCCTTTCTTTTAAAGGTCATCATAAAAATTTTAAGCTGCCACGCTTATCTAAACATAGAGACACACAAGCATTAAAGCGTGGATTATCTAAAGAGCAAGCTTGTGTAACAAGTGGAGTGAATTTAAATGGCAAATCTATTGCTAAAGTTTCTGATTTAGGTAAGCCTAAAATCAAAGACTTAATAAAAGTCTTAAGTAATAAAGTTTCTAGAGATAGTATTTTTGTAACCGATAGTTTTAGAGCTTATTTAAAACTAGCAAATAACATGGAGTTAAGCCATATTAGAATACCAAAGAAAAAACATAAACTAGGTTCTTTTAATATCCAAACTATCAATAGCTATCATAGTCATTTAAAGGATATGATTAAGCATAAAATTAAAGGTGTAGCGACTAAATACTTGGATAATTATCTTGTTTATCATAACTTTGTGAATTTTGCTAAAGAGAGCTATAAGGAAGTGATTTTGTTTGAGTATATACAAAATAATGAGTGTGTTAGTTTGAGTTTAGAGATTTCTCATAGAGAATGTTTGGGGTTAGTGGGATAATTTGCAAAAACTTTAATGTTAAAAGTAGCGAGTGTATTTAGTGGGATTGGGGCGTTTGAATACGCTCTAAAGCGTTTAGAAATAGAACATGAAATTTTATTTGCTTGTGATAATGGCAATATTGATTTAAATATAGATTATGATTTAGAATTACAAAAGATTAAAAGCTTATCAAACATAAAAGAAAAAAGAAATTACACAGATAATCTCATCAAACAACATAGCAAAAAACAAAATTTTGTAAAGCAATCCTATTTAGCTAACTATATAATCAAAGAGGATTTTTTTTTCAAGATATTAAATTATTTGATGGGATAGATTTTAGAGATAAAGTGGATATTTTAGTAGGTGGAAGTCCGTGTCAAAGTTTTTCTGCTATTGGTAGAAAACTAGGCTTAGAAGACACTAGAGGCACTTTATTTTATGATTATATTAGAGTGTTAAATGAAATTCAGCCTAATGTTTTTATTTTTGAAAACGTTTATGGAATGCTTAGACACGATAAGGGAAAAACCTTTGAAGTGGTGCAAAATGCCTTTAAAAGTTTAGGCTACTTCTACAAATATGAGATTTTAGATGCGAGAAATTATGGTATTCCTCAAGGGCGTAGGCGTTTGTTCTTGGTAGGCTTCAAAGAACAAAAAAACGCACTTAAATTTGCATTCCCTAGTCCTAAACAACTCACTATCACTATGCAAGACTTATTGCAAGACAATATTAAAGAGGGCAATTTGTTAAGCAAAAACGCTATTTTAGATATTAAAAATTCTAAGGGAGGGGAATTAGTAGATGAAAAATACTTTCTAAGCGAAAAACTTCTTAAATACTGCCTAAGCCCTGGCTCAAAAAATTTCTACCACGCCGATGCTAAAATTGACTTGCCTATTGCACGAGCCTTGCTTTCTACTATGGGAAACCATCATCGCTCAAGCGTGAATAATTATGTTACCACTAATAATAGGGTGCGTTCTTTAAGTGTGAGAGAAGCCCATAGACTTATGGGCTTTGATGATAATTATCGCATTGTAGTCTCTAAAGCCCAAGGCTATAAACAAGCGGGCAATTCTATTGTGGTAGATGTCTTAATGGCATTGATTAAAGAAATTATTAAGGCAATTAAATGAAAGTAGCGAGTTTATTTAGTGGGATTGGGGGTTTTGATTTGGGCTTTATCCAAAATGGCTTTGAAATTGTATGGGCGAATGATTTTGATAAATACGCTGTAAAAACTTATAAGGCTAATATCAGTCAAAATATTGTCTTAGGCGATATATTGAATGAAAAAGATAATATTGGTAAGCACGATATTTTAATTGGCGGTTTTCCTTGTCAGCCTTTTTCAACCTTAGGGGCTTTAAAAGGATTTGATGATAAAAGAGGGACTTTATTTTTCACTATTTGTGAAATCATAGAAAAACATAAGCCAAAAATGGTGGTTTTAGAAAACGTTAAAAATTTAATCAACCACAATAAAGGCGAAACATTTAAACGCATTCTTTTTGAATTAGATAGGCTTAATTACCAAGTTAATTACGAGATTTTAAACACCTTAGACTTTGGCTTACCACAACAGCGTAACCGAGTATTT is a window encoding:
- a CDS encoding DNA cytosine methyltransferase; its protein translation is MDILVGGSPCQSFSAIGRKLGLEDTRGTLFYDYIRVLNEIQPNVFIFENVYGMLRHDKGKTFEVVQNAFKSLGYFYKYEILDARNYGIPQGRRRLFLVGFKEQKNALKFAFPSPKQLTITMQDLLQDNIKEGNLLSKNAILDIKNSKGGELVDEKYFLSEKLLKYCLSPGSKNFYHADAKIDLPIARALLSTMGNHHRSSVNNYVTTNNRVRSLSVREAHRLMGFDDNYRIVVSKAQGYKQAGNSIVVDVLMALIKEIIKAIK
- a CDS encoding DNA cytosine methyltransferase gives rise to the protein MLKVASVFSGIGAFEYALKRLEIEHEILFACDNGNIDLNIDYDLELQKIKSLSNIKEKRNYTDNLIKQHSKKQNFVKQSYLANYIIKEDFFFKILNYLMG
- a CDS encoding IS1595-like element ISHce1 family transposase, giving the protein MPNHTNELKIIKQLFNNLTKTDKKAFLKTIKDKEKSITKTPIQKEIKECPHCKSNQFVKNGKKDNKQRFMCKDCKKTFTLTNNTILFSTKTDIKVWKKFVRCMIEKYSLKKTAEICKISLPTAFAWRHKILDALQNIQNEVELNGVVEADETYFPLSFKGHHKNFKLPRLSKHRDTQALKRGLSKEQACVTSGVNLNGKSIAKVSDLGKPKIKDLIKVLSNKVSRDSIFVTDSFRAYLKLANNMELSHIRIPKKKHKLGSFNIQTINSYHSHLKDMIKHKIKGVATKYLDNYLVYHNFVNFAKESYKEVILFEYIQNNECVSLSLEISHRECLGLVG